From one Aspergillus fumigatus Af293 chromosome 8, whole genome shotgun sequence genomic stretch:
- a CDS encoding CDC26 family anaphase-promoting complex subunit encodes MLRQKPTAIAITSEDIAKLEDMRLRKRCEELQGHAYESVKSTLSHSAIDPNDELKPLPGDRARIVRSREERIGIGRRN; translated from the coding sequence ATGCTACGTCAAAAGCCTACAGCTATCGCAATCACTTCGGAAGATATCGCAAAGCTTGAAGACATGCGCCTTCGCAAGCGCTGTGAAGAGCTTCAAGGCCACGCGTATGAATCCGTCAAAAGCACCTTGAGTCATAGTGCCATCGACCCGAATGATGAATTGAAACCATTACCTGGTGACAGAGCAAGAATTGTCCGCTCTCGGGAGGAACGTATTGGCATCGGTCGGCGCAACTAA
- a CDS encoding Zn(II)2Cys6 transcription factor produces the protein MQGHAFSPSNGPPREGHKNYVFVDEHNRHKRLKVMRACNGCRKRKIKCDAATTNTWPCSACTRLKLVCVPPTIGQDSDFQSEQGLEATSMGALGASQANSASHYSYSVPQSFGAGIQPTAGNSQPYSDGAGIMPQYAPNGPTQHNIYEVRSSHLPVTGHAYQHAQVFPTTPNHGLDNSNTGIFPDDDQSTAENLSEVLGELKIDETGIAPYIRQQRKERLEAEAPVQDEIEERLPPLSTGAGSTIRIPPELMPSDDEVMNYFKIYFDDIHPYIPVVHRSHLYYQWQNERNSISPLLLEALFACSGRLSDDPAQGAQWLALANRHESSFMDVPRLSTIQALLLLLKARESLPKKGYYYRSWQTVKTIVSMSKDLDIHEHYNTHAEGRPCELDSVECLVQTRIWQALLVVEVMIGAPQGRSDYGVDPETVDMRPTLDIDGLDQFEIDRSRQYAYFVRNAYHIRLITDIYHKIKKQKDWGANPRFVEKNPLFTDWLQSLPQDLQINYPSDGSPPWIPSHFVGNMHSHCHLGIILLHRPQLLASKSFAAGGGWKIHMALCYSSAKSLCRLQEGILERFGLRGLLFMQRGINFAIYCILTCTMLHLIAITSPDPHFHTDARDYFTRHMRILEKCSSAWPMPEIQAQIDSLRLAFSADINRPFELKSTFPYGSPSEPYHPSPPLGSSYHAQLDQVPSNVQNRVCYAYPMTPPISAGTEDSKSDSCQLQPMGMLAPHPHHSHSVDGPLVDENNWDPTRIINQWDLAFPVAPSNVNTNSPPMGIGQSTQGTTGVSNQFPVHYEAPKMSSIATTQPLPQTQFNGHTVLFTARDWQQSVASVYDPNGLKRRWAHSIDTTEQSNTKRQRESWTCWSRSLTIELVSLSLLGHANCRATAPHTSSRGSDLQRSMLRLASLIVNNVVYV, from the exons ATGCAAGGCCACGCTTTCTCGCCTTCAAATGGTCCCCCAAGGGAGGGGCACAAGA ACTACGTATTTGTTGATGAGCATAATAGGCACAAGAGGCTGAAAG TAATGCGAGCCTGCAATGGCTGCAGAAAACGGAAAATAAAGTGTGACGCTGCCACAACGAATACCTGGCCCTGCTCAGCTTGCACTCGCTTGAAGCTCGTATGTGTCCCTCCTACCATTGGACAGGATAGCGACTTCCAATCGGAGCAAGGTCTTGAGGCAACTTCAATGGGCGCCTTAGGAGCTTCTCAAGCGAATTCAGCCTCGCATTATTCCTATTCAGTGCCTCAGAGCTTCGGCGCTGGAATCCAGCCTACTGCTGGAAATAGTCAGCCCTATAGCGACGGTGCCGGAATCATGCCTCAATACGCCCCAAATGGTCCCACCCAACACAATATCTATGAAGTACGGTCATCGCATTTACCCGTAACAGGCCATGCCTACCAGCACGCCCAAGTATTTCCTACCACTCCAAATCACGGTCTTGATAACTCGAATACTGGCATTTTCCCGGACGATGATCAATCTACTGCCGAGAACCTTAGCGAAGTTTTGGGTGAATTGAAAATCGATGAAACTGGTATCG CACCCTATATTCGACAACAACGGAAAGAGCGATTGGAAGCGGAAGCTCCAGTTCAGGATGAAATTGAGGAAAGACTGCCACCTCTAAGCACCGGGGCAGGCTCCACCATCCGTATTCCCCCGGAGCTAATGCCCTCCGATGACGAAGTGATGAATTACTTCAAGATTTACTTTGACGATATACATCCTTACATTCCCGTGGTTCATCGATCTCATCTTTACTACCAATGGCAGAATGAACGGAATTCCATATCTCCTCTACTCCTCGAAGCACTTTTCGCTTGTTCCGGAAGGTTATCAGACGATCCGGCTCAGGGCGCACAGTGGCTCGCATTGGCAAACA GACATGAGTCCAGTTTCATGGATGTACCACGCTTAAGCACCATTCAAGCTTTGCTTTTGCTATTGAAAGCTCGAGAGTCACTGCCAAAGAAGGGTTATTATTATCGTTCATGGCAAACTGTGAAGACAATCGTGTCGATGTCGAAGGACTTAGACATCCATGAACATTACAATACCCACGCAGAGGGCAGGCCTTGTGAGTTGGATTCAGTGGAATGTCTTGTGCAGACAAGAATATGGCAAGCCCTCTTGGTTGTCGAAGTGATGATCGGTGCACCACAAG GTCGATCGGATTACGGGGTAGACCCGGAGACTGTCGATATGCGGCCGACTCTAGATATCGATGGTCTCGACCAGTTCGAAATCGACCGCTCGAGGCAATATGCATACTTTGTCAGAAACGCCTATCATATCCGTTTGATCACCGATATATATCACAAAatcaagaaacagaaagacTGGGGAGCGAATCCCAGATTTGTTGAAAAAAACCCCCTTTTTACCGATTGGCTCCAAAGCCTCCCTCAAGACTTACAGATTAATTATCCTAGCGATGGTTCGCCGCCATGGATACCCTCACATTTTGTTGGAAATATGCACTCGCATTGCCATCTTGGCATCATCTTACTACATCGACCACAATTGTTGGCATCCAAGTCCTTTGCGGCCGGTGGAGGATGGAAGATTCACATGGCGTTGTGCTATTCCTCCGCAAAAAGCCTGTGTAGGCTTCAGGAAGGTATATTAGAGCGTTTCGGTCTGCGCGGTCTTCTGTTCATGCAAAGAGGTATCAATTTCGCAATATACTGCATTCTGACATGCACTATGCTGCATCTG ATTGCTATTACCTCCCCTGATCCTCATTTTCATACCGATGCGAGGGACTACTTCACACGTCACATGCGTATCCTTGAGAAATGTTCTTCGGCTTGGCCTATGCCTGAAATACAGGCACAGATTGACTCCCTGCGACTCGCGTTCTCCGCTGACATCAATCGCCCTTTCGAACTAAAATCTACATTTCCTTACGGGAGTCCCTCAGAACCGTACCATCCGAGCCCACCACTTGGGTCAAGTTACCATGCTCAATTGGACCAGGTTCCGAGTAACGTGCAGAATAGAGTGTGTTATGCTTACCCAATGACGCCGCCCATATCGGCTGGCACTGAGGACTCAAAGTCTGACTCATGTCAGCTTCAACCTATGGGCATGCTTGCACCGCACCCACATCACAGTCATTCGGTAGATGGTCCGTTAGTTGACGAAAATAACTGGGATCCCACTCGAATCATAAA CCAGTGGGACCTGGCATTCCCTGTCGCCCCTTCAAATGTGAATACAAACTCGCCGCCCATGGGCATAGGCCAGTCTACACAAGGAACCACTGGTGTATCAAACCAGTTTCCCGTTCACTATGAGGCACCGAAAATGTCATCGATCGCAACTACCCAACCTCTTCCTCAAACTCAGTTCAATGGACACACAGTCCTATTTACAGCACGTGACTGGCAACAGAGTGTTGCTAGTGTATATGATCCTAATGGCTTGAAACGGAGGTGGGCACACTCCATCGACACTACCGAGCAGAGTAACACCAAACGTCAGCG AGAATCTTGGACTTGTTGGTCTCGTTCTCTCACTATTGAATTAGTCTCTCTTTCACTTCTAGGCCATGCTAATTGTAGGGCCACGGCTCCCCATACGAGCTCGAGAGGGTCAGATCTCCAGAGATCAATGCTTCGACTTGCCAGCCTCATAGTCAACAATGTAGTTTATGTCTAG
- a CDS encoding iron-sulfur cluster assembly protein CIA2, giving the protein MLTFSILSQRYKTADSQSCQYKMASEMQNSNPIILNAADLPTRIPKAPQKPYAYGTDIFSSTLQSLGQSGDSFSLIPHPDSEEDDDMSDEPIDEQEIFDLVSTISDPEHPISLGSLAVVSLADIMIKPSLPHVPGSPLRTVTVLITPTITHCSLATVIGLGVRVRLEQSLPPRFRVDVRIKEGTHSTADEVNKQLGDKERVAAALENGTLMGVIAKMLETCQ; this is encoded by the exons ATGCTGACGTTTAGCATACTCTCTCAACGCTACAAAACCGCCGACTCTCAGTCTTGCCAATACAAAATGGCCTCTGAAATGCAGAACTCGAATCCGATAATCTTGAATGCCGCTGATCTGCCAACTCGGATACCAAAGGCGCCACAGAAGCCCTATGCTTATGGAACTGATATCTTCAGTTCCACACTTCAGTCTCTTGGGCAGTCAGGCGATTCCTTCTCCCTGATTCCACACCCAGActctgaagaggatgatgacatgTCAGATGAGCCAATAGACGAACAAGAGATTTTTG ACCTCGTCTCAACCATATCTGACCCAGAACATCCAATTTCGCTCGGATCACTAGCTGTTGTCTCACTTGCAGATATTATGATCAAGCCATCTCTTCCCCATGTACCCGGATCCCCTCTTCGCACCGTCACAGTTCTCATAACCCCGACAATCACACACTGTAGCCTGGCTACCGTTATTGGTCTTGGTGTACGTGTGCGGCTTGAACAGTCACTTCCGCCCAGGTTCCGTGTGGACGTGCGAATCAAGGAGGGAACGCATAGTACCGCCGATGAGGTTAATAAGCAACTGGGTGATAAGGAAAGAGTGGCAGCTGCACTCGAAAATGGAACATTGATGGGCGTTATCGCCAAGATGCTGGAAACATGCCAATAA
- a CDS encoding U5 snRNP component Snu114, putative: MEDLYDEFGNYIGEPVDSEEENQDEELKPQTFAFDEAFGEEEDENQNADQLMEVDEGPSNAVVLHEDKQYYPSAKQVYGDEVETLVQEEDSQPLSQPIIAPVQQKKFSIEEADLPPVHFSREFMTDLLSFPSQIRNIALVGHLHHGKTAFMDMLVTETHDLTERLEKRVGKRKEEQLRYTDIHFLERERGLSIKSAPMTLVLQNTKGKSHLFNIIDTPGHVNFVDEVATSSRLVDGIVLVVDVVEGVQANTEQIIKHAVLEGLPITMVVNKMDRLILELKIPPNDAYFKLKHVVEEVNTIIERTLPGQGERYRLSPEKGNVAFACASMEWCFTLQSFAKMYAETYPQVETSDFALRLWGDIFFNPGSRKFTRKGVEENSKRTFVQFVLEPIYKLYSHTISESPDDLKETLAGVGINLKPSQLKSDARVLLNMVCHEFFGPATGFVDMIVQHIPSPVEGSQRTLDRYYTGPLDTKVAAAMAACDPDGPLVVHVTKLFTSTDATKFHAFGRVMSGTARPGQPVRVLGEGYTPEDEEDMATATISDTWIAETCYSIPTSGVPAGNFVLLGGVDNSIVKTATIVPLRLEDDEEAYIFKPIRHMTESVFKVAVEPVNPSELPKMLDGLRKINKSYPLISTKVEESGEHVVLGTGELYMDCVLHDLRRLYSEMEIKVSDPVTRFCETVVETSAIMCYSITPNKKNKITMIAEPLDDGIAEDIESGRVSIKDPIRKVARFFEDKYDWDKLAARSIWAFGPDEMGPNILQDDTLPSQVDKKLLGNVRDSITQGFSWGTREGPLCEEPIRNTKFRLTDVSLADQAIYRGGGQIIPTARRAVYSSFLMASPRLMEPIYSCTMTGPANAVASVYTVLSRRRGHVLSDGPIAGTPLYTVQGLIPVIDSFGFETDLRIHTQGQAAVSLVFDRWSVVPGDPLDREVKTKPLEMAPAMATARDFVLKTRRRKGLAEDVTVSKFLEPELWRGLKESGVLDS, from the exons TTGATGGAGGTTGACG AAGGCCCTTCAAATGCCGTCGTCCTACATGAAGACAAACAATATTATCCTAGTGCAAAGCAAGTCTACGGTGACGAGGTTGAGACCCTGGTTCAAGAGGAGGACTCGCAGCCACTTTCGCAACCCATTATCGCTCCCgtccagcagaagaagtttTCGATCGAGGAGGCCGATCTGCCACCCGTTCATTTCTCGCGAGAGTTTATGACAGACTTGCTCAGTTTTCCTAGTCAAATAAGGAACATCGCGCTtgttggccatcttcatcatgggaAAACAGCGTTTATGGACATGCTTGTGACGGAGACGCATGATTTGACAGAGCGTCTGGAGAAGCGAGTAGGCAAGCGGAAGGAGGAACAGCTCCGCTATACCGATATTCACTTCTTAGAACGAGAGCGGGGTCTCTCTATAAAGTCGGCGCCTATGACTTTGGTACTCCAAAACACCAAAGGAAAATCTCATCTTTTCAATATTATTGATACTCCCGGCCATGTGAATTTCGTGGACGAGGTGGCCACATCGTCTCGGCTCGTCGACGGAATAGTGCTTGTCGTGGATGTCGTCGAAGGTGTGCAAGCGAACACAGAACAGATCATCAAGCACGCCGTGCTGGAAGGTCTCCCCATAACGATGGTCGTGAACAAGATGGACCGGCTGATTTTGGAGTTGAAGATTCCGCCAAATGATGCTTACTTCAAGTTAAAACACGTGGTCGAAGAGGTAAACACTATTATCGAGAGGACTCTGCCAGGGCAAGGGGAAAGGTATCGGCTGAGCCCTGAAAAGGGTAACGTTGCCTTTGCATGTGCCTCTATGGAATGGTGTTTTACCCTACAATCTTTCGCAAAAATGTATGCCGAGACTTATCCTCAAGTCGAAACGTCTGACTTCGCCTTACGTCTTTGGGGGGATATTTTCTTCAACCCAGGGAGCCGAAAGTTCACTCGaaaaggagtggaagagaaTTCCAAACGGACATTCGTTCAATTCGTCCTGGAGCCTATTTATAAACTCTACTCTCACACTATAAGTGAAAGTCCAGATGACCTGAAAGAAACGCTTGCGGGTGTCGGTATCAACTTGAAGCCGTCGCAACTCAAGTCAGATGCGAGGGTGCTACTCAACATGGTCTGCCATGAATTCTTTGGTCCTGCCACTGGCTTTGTGGACATGATCGTACAGCATATTCCCTCCCCAGTAGAAGGATCCCAGAGAACACTCGACAGGTACTATACTGGCCCCCTTGATACGAAAGTTGCAGCCGCCATGGCAGCCTGTGACCCGGACGGGCCGCTTGTTGTCCATGTCACAAAGCTCTTTACCAGCACGGATGCTACCAAGTTCCATGCGTTTGGAAGAGTCATGAGCGGGACGGCGCGCCCTGGTCAACCGGTCAGAGTGTTGGGCGAGGGCTATACACctgaggatgaagaagacatgGCCACAGCGACTATATCGGATACATGGATTGCAGAAACCTGCTATAGCATCCCAACCAGTGGTGTTCCTGCGGGAAACTTCGTTCTGTTAGGTGGTGTGGACAATTCCATCGTCAAGACTGCTACGATTGTCCCACTGAggctggaggatgacgaggaagcatACATCTTCAAACCTATTCGACACATGACAGAGTCTGTTTTCAAGGTTGCTGTTGAGCCAGTAAACCCATCAGAACTTCCCAAAATGCTTGACGGGCTGCGGAAGATTAATAAAAGCTACCCTCTCATCTCAACGAAAGTAGAAGAATCCGGTGAGCATGTGGTGTTGGGAACCGGAGAGCTTTACATGGATTGTGTGCTCCACGATCTTCGAAGACTTTATTCGGAGATGGAGATCAAGGTGTCCGACCCTGTCACCCGTTTCTGCGAAACTGTCGTTGAGACTTCGGCTATCATGTGCTATTCTATCACGCCAAATAAGAAGAATAAGATTACCATGATTGCGGAGCCCTTGGATGATGGGATTGCTGAAGACATTGAAAGCGGCAGAGTCAGTATCAAAGATCCAATCCGCAAAGTCGCGAGGTTCTTTGAAGACAAATACGATTGGGACAAGCTCGCAGCTAGAAGTATCTGGGCTTTCGGCCCTGACGAGATGGGCCCCAATATCCTACAAGACGACACGCTACCGTCGCAAGTGGACAAGAAGCTACTTGGAAATGTCAGGGATTCCATCACACAAGGTTTCAGCTGGGGCACACGGGAAGGCCCACTTTGCGAGGAAC CAATACGAAACACGAAGTTCAGGCTCACAGATGTATCTCTTGCTGACCAGGCCATTTATAGGGGAGGTGGTCAGATAATCCCTACGGCCCGACGTGCTGTTTATTCCTCCTTTCTCATGGCATCACCTCGCTTGATGGAACCCATATATTCTTGCACCATGACAGGGCCTGCAAATGCTGTGGCTTCGGTATATACAGTGCTTTCACGCAGAAGGGGCCATGTTCTGTCAGACGGGCCAATTGCCGGGACACCGCTGTATACGGTGCAAGGCTTGATTCCCGTTATTGACTCTTTCGGGTTCGAAACGGATCTCAGAATTCATactcaaggtcaagctgCGGTCAGTCTTGTGTTCGATCGATGGAGCGTCGTTCCAGGCGATCCGCTAGATCGCGAAGTCAAGACAAAGCCACTCGAGATGGCGCCCGCGATGGCCACAGCGAGGGATTTTGTATTGAAAACAAGGAGACGGAAAGGTTTGGCAGAAGATGTGACAGTGAGTAAATTTCTGGAACCGGAGCTCTGGAGAGGCCTGAAGGAAAGTGGCGTCTTGGATTCATGA